A genomic stretch from Neomonachus schauinslandi chromosome 16, ASM220157v2, whole genome shotgun sequence includes:
- the BCAM gene encoding basal cell adhesion molecule, whose translation MEPRDGRARARRAPWLLVLALLLGAHPGAQAEEPLSGSSLVEVMKGEPVALNCTALGAHDHFALEWFLADRSGVRHHLASAELQGSEVQGQVHDSRGRRPPYQLDSRGRLVLTEAQVGDEQNYVCVVRAGAASTEATTQLRMFAKPEATEVLPNKGILSVVDDFAQEIATCNSRNGNPVPEITWYRNGEPLRMPMEVNAEGYMTSRTIREASGLQSLISTLYLRPRKADQDASFHCSVNYQLPTGRRGRLDSPAFHLSLHYPTENVDFWVGSPSTTEGWVREGDSVQLFCRGDGNPSVEYIFFRLQDKQEDVLKTNLEGNLTLEGVQRGQSGTYGCRVEDYDAAEDAVLSKTAELRVAYLDPLELSTGEELSLYLGNSTTVNCSVQGLPTPALRWTKDFVPLGNGPTLSLSSITFDSAGTYVCEASMPTVPLLSRTQSFKLLVQGPPQLSPEEPQPQTGDSWREGEEVRLVCSARGYPEPKLSWSQLGGSPAEPALRGQGWVSSSLTLKVTSALSREGISCEASNTHGKKQHVFHFGSVAPQTAQAGVAVMAVAVSVGLLLLVVAAFYCMRRKGRSSCCQQGEKGAPPPGEPQLSHSGSERPEQTGLLMGGASGGTRHGSGGFGDEC comes from the exons ATGGAGCCCCGGGACGGCCGGGCCCGGGCGCGCAGGGCCCCGTGGCTGCTGGTGCTCGCGCTCCTGCTGGGGGCGCACCCAG GTGCCCAGGCTGAGGAGCCCTTGTCTGGGTCCTCCCTGGTGGAGGTGATGAAGGGGGAGCCCGTCGCCCTGAACTGCACCGCCTTGGGGGCCCACGATCATTTTGCGCTGGAGTGGTTCCTG GCAGACCGCTCTGGGGTCCGCCACCACCTGGCCTCCGCTGAGCTGCAGGGCTCCGAGGTCCAGGGCCAGGTACACGACTCCCGGGGCCGCAGGCCCCCATACCAGCTGGACTCCCGGGGCCGCCTGGTGCTGACCGAGGCCCAGGTGGGTGACGAGCAGAACTACGTGTGCGTGGTGAGGGCGGGCGCGGCGAGCACCGAGGCCACCACGCAGCTCCGCATGTTCG CGAAACCGGAGGCCACAGAGGTCCTCCCCAACAAAGGGATCCTGTCCGTGGTGGATGACTTTGCCCAGGAG ATCGCCACCTGCAACAGCCGCAACGGAAACCCCGTCCCCGAGATCACGTGGTATCGCAACGGGGAGCCGCTCCGGATGCCCATGGAGGTGAACGCAG aggGCTACATGACCAGCCGCACCATCCGGGAGGCCTCGGGCCTGCAGTCCCTCATCAGCACCCTCTACCTGCGGCCCCGTAAGGCCGATCAGGACGCCAGCTTCCACTGCTCCGTGAACTACCAGCTGCCCACCGGCCGGCGCGGCCGCCTGGACAGCCCCGCCTTCCACCTCAGCCTGCACT ATCCCACGGAGAATGTGGATTTCTGGGTGGGCAGCCCGTCCACCACCGAGGGCTGGGTACGCGAGGGTGACTCTGTCCAGCTGTTTTGCCGGGGGGATGGCAACCCCAGCGTGGAATACATATTTTTCCGCCTTCAG GACAAGCAGGAGGACGTGCTGAAAACAAATCTTGAGGGGAACTTGACCCTGGAGGGGGTTCAGCGGGGCCAGAGCGGGACCTACGGCTGCAGGGTCGAGGACTACGACGCTGCTGAGGACGCGGTGCTCTCCAAAACCGCGGAGCTGCGCGTGGCCT ACCTGGACCCCCTCGAGCTCAGCACCGGGGAGGAGCTTTCCTTATACTTGGGCAACAGCACAACCGTGAATTGCTCCGTGCAAGGtctgcccacccctgccctgcgCTGGACCAAg GACTTCGTCCCCCTGGGGAACGGCCCCACCCTCTCGCTGAGCTCCATCACCTTCGATTCGGCGGGCACCTACGTCTGCGAGGCCTCCATGCCCACGGTCCCCCTCCTCAGCCGCACCCAGAGCTTCAAGCTGCTGGTCCAAG ggccaccTCAATTAAGCCCAGAAGAGCCTCAGCCCCAGACAGGGGACAgctggagagaaggagaagaagtcAGGCTGGTCTGCTCTGCCCGCGGGTATCCAGAGCCCAAACTCAGCTGGAGCCAACTGGGAGGCAGT CCAGCAGAGCCGGCCctcagagggcagggctgggtgagCAGCTCCCTGACCCTGAAGGTGACCAGTGCCCTGAGCAGAGAAGGTATCTCCTGCGAGGCCTCCAACACCCACGGGAAGAAGCAGCACGTCTTCCACTTCGGCTCTG TGGCCCCCCAGACTGCCCAGGCCGGCGTGGCTGTCATGGCTGTGGCCGTCAGCGTGGGCCTCCTGCTCCTCGTCGTCGCTGCCTTCTACTGCATGAGACGCAAGGGTCGCTCCAGCTGCTGCCAGCAGGGGGAAAAGGGGGCTCC gcCACCTGGGGAGCcacagctgagccactcagggtcAGAGCGGCCTGAGCAGACGGGCCTTCTCATGGGAGGTGCCTCTGGAGGAACCAGGCATGGCAGTGGGGGCTTCGGAGATGAG TGCTGA